A stretch of the Aphis gossypii isolate Hap1 chromosome 2, ASM2018417v2, whole genome shotgun sequence genome encodes the following:
- the LOC126549537 gene encoding tryptophan 5-hydroxylase 1 isoform X2, whose protein sequence is MRELHKLYVKHACREYLENWPELVKYCGYREDNIPQLQDVNTFLKRKTGFQLRPVAGYLSPRDFLSGLAFRVFHCTQYIRHSSDPFYTPEPDCCHELLGHMPLLANPMFAQFSQELGLNSLGASDADIEKLATLYFFTVEFGMCKQDGELKVYGAGLLSSVAELRHAIETNDKIQRFDPEVTCHQECIITSYQNAYYYSETFEEAKEKMREFADSIQKPFGVRYNPYTQSVEILSNTDKIVALVSELRGDLCIVSNALRKIHAEDEAVENINNMLHKGMNVSGVSPEKSPEK, encoded by the exons ATGCGTGAACTCCACAAATTGTACGTGAAGCACGCGTGCAGGGAATACCTGGAGAACTGGCCAGAACTGGTAAAGTACTGCGGTTACCGAGAAGACAACATTCCACAGTTACAAGacgtaaatacatttttgaaac GCAAAACTGGTTTTCAATTGCGACCGGTTGCCGGTTACTTATCTCCCAGGGACTTCTTATCAGGACTAGCTTTTCGCGTATTTCATTGTACACAGTATATCCGGCATTCTTCAGACCCATTCTACACACCGGAACCCGATTGTTGCCACGAGCTATTAGGCCACATGCCACTTTTAGCCAATCCAATGTTCGCCCAATTTTCACAAGAACTAGGACTCAACTCGTTGGGTGCCAGTGATGCAGACATTGAGAAGTTAGCAACG CTATACTTTTTCACTGTGGAATTCGGAATGTGTAAACAAGACGGTGAACTGAAAGTTTATGGAGCTGGGTTGTTAAGCTCGGTGGCGGAGTTACGACATGCGATTGAAACCAACGATAAAATACAGCGATTCGATCCTGAAGTTACGTGTCACCAAGAATGCATTATAACATCGTACCAAAACGCATACTATTATAGTGAGACATTTGAAGAAGCTAAGGAAAAAATGag AGAATTTGCCGATAGCATTCAAAAGCCATTTGGCGTACGTTACAATCCTTACACGCAGAGCGTGGAAATTTTGAGCAATACAGACAAGATTGTGGCTTTAGTGTCAGAACTCAGAGGTGACTTATGTATCGTAAGCAACGCGTTAAGGAAAATACACGCCGAAGACGAAGCAGTCGAGAACATCAATAACATGTTGCATAAAGGAATGAACGTGAGCGGAGTATCGCCGGAAAAGTCTCCAGAGAAGTAA
- the LOC126549537 gene encoding tryptophan 5-hydroxylase 1 isoform X1, giving the protein MSGSGKSLLGLWLYRTGEDWTLRESTQTTSRSAVSGRPDSTRFDSRNSVIFSLKNQVGGLARALQVFQDLGVNVLHIESRPSRRRKSEFEILVDVECDNKKMEQLTGMLKREVAAINLATFESGAEVPPPTPMSATASFDFSEFELPWFPKKISDLDRAQRVLMYGTELDADHPGFKDPVYRKRRVEFANIANSYKYGHPIPRVQYTPEEIKTWGTVMRELHKLYVKHACREYLENWPELVKYCGYREDNIPQLQDVNTFLKRKTGFQLRPVAGYLSPRDFLSGLAFRVFHCTQYIRHSSDPFYTPEPDCCHELLGHMPLLANPMFAQFSQELGLNSLGASDADIEKLATLYFFTVEFGMCKQDGELKVYGAGLLSSVAELRHAIETNDKIQRFDPEVTCHQECIITSYQNAYYYSETFEEAKEKMREFADSIQKPFGVRYNPYTQSVEILSNTDKIVALVSELRGDLCIVSNALRKIHAEDEAVENINNMLHKGMNVSGVSPEKSPEK; this is encoded by the exons atgaGTGGATCTGGTAAAAGTCTCCTTGGTCTATGGCTTTACCGAACTGGAGAAGATTGGACTCTGAGAGAGTCAACTCAAACAACT TCGAGATCTGCCGTGAGTGGACGACCAGATTCGACAAGATTCGATTCAAGGAACtctgtaatattttcattgaaaaatcaGGTCGGTGGGCTTGCTCGAGCGCTTCAGGTTTTTCAA gaTTTAGGTGTAAATGTTTTGCACATTGAATCTAGACCTTCCCGCCGTagaaaatcagaatttgaaatTCTGGTAGACGTAGAAtgtgacaataaaaaaatggagCAGTTAACCGGAATGTTGAAGCGTGAGGTTGCAGCTATAAATTTAGCAACGTTTGAGAGTGGTGCCGAAGTACCACCTCCTACTCCGATGTCAGCGACTGCtagttttg ATTTCTCAGAGTTTGAGCTTCCGTGGTTTCCTAAAAAAATTTCTGATTTGGATAGAGCTCAACGAGTGTTAATGTATGGGACAGAGTTAGATGCTGACCATCCG GGATTTAAAGATCCAGTGTATCGGAAAAGACGCGTAGAATTTGCAAACATAGCGAACTCTTATAAATA tggACATCCAATACCAAGAGTTCAGTACACTCCGGAAGAAATCAAGACTTG GGGTACCGTGATGCGTGAACTCCACAAATTGTACGTGAAGCACGCGTGCAGGGAATACCTGGAGAACTGGCCAGAACTGGTAAAGTACTGCGGTTACCGAGAAGACAACATTCCACAGTTACAAGacgtaaatacatttttgaaac GCAAAACTGGTTTTCAATTGCGACCGGTTGCCGGTTACTTATCTCCCAGGGACTTCTTATCAGGACTAGCTTTTCGCGTATTTCATTGTACACAGTATATCCGGCATTCTTCAGACCCATTCTACACACCGGAACCCGATTGTTGCCACGAGCTATTAGGCCACATGCCACTTTTAGCCAATCCAATGTTCGCCCAATTTTCACAAGAACTAGGACTCAACTCGTTGGGTGCCAGTGATGCAGACATTGAGAAGTTAGCAACG CTATACTTTTTCACTGTGGAATTCGGAATGTGTAAACAAGACGGTGAACTGAAAGTTTATGGAGCTGGGTTGTTAAGCTCGGTGGCGGAGTTACGACATGCGATTGAAACCAACGATAAAATACAGCGATTCGATCCTGAAGTTACGTGTCACCAAGAATGCATTATAACATCGTACCAAAACGCATACTATTATAGTGAGACATTTGAAGAAGCTAAGGAAAAAATGag AGAATTTGCCGATAGCATTCAAAAGCCATTTGGCGTACGTTACAATCCTTACACGCAGAGCGTGGAAATTTTGAGCAATACAGACAAGATTGTGGCTTTAGTGTCAGAACTCAGAGGTGACTTATGTATCGTAAGCAACGCGTTAAGGAAAATACACGCCGAAGACGAAGCAGTCGAGAACATCAATAACATGTTGCATAAAGGAATGAACGTGAGCGGAGTATCGCCGGAAAAGTCTCCAGAGAAGTAA